One stretch of Anolis carolinensis isolate JA03-04 chromosome 3, rAnoCar3.1.pri, whole genome shotgun sequence DNA includes these proteins:
- the kcne4 gene encoding potassium voltage-gated channel subfamily E member 4 → MHHLLRALGSLELFADSRSDFPQRALMFTMEHPNVTLPVVAAAAASSGPAASTLEKGGGNGNEYFYILIVMSFYGIFLMGIMLGYMKTKRKEKKSNLMLLYKDEEREWGQAVKPLPTISGLRSVQIPMMLSMLQESMAPALSCTLCSMEGSSVSESSLTDVHLIIEEEVPGAEVGEMAEMALLNDSSEGSSESIHQNS, encoded by the exons ATGCACCATCTCCTCAGAGCTTTGGGAAGCTTGGAATTATTTGCAGACTCAC GTTCTGACTTTCCGCAGAGAGCTTTGATGTTCACAATGGAACATCCAAATGTGACCCTGCCTgtggtggctgctgctgctgcaagctCTGGCCCTGCTGCTTCTACTCttgagaaaggaggagggaatgGAAATGAATACTTTTACATCCTGATCGTCATGTCCTTCTATGGAATCTTTCTAATGGGAATCATGCTGGGATACATGAAAACcaagagaaaggagaagaagtCCAACTTGATGCTGCTCTATAAAGATGAGGAGAGGGAGTGGGGACAAGCCGTCAAGCCTCTGCCAACCATCTCAGGACTGAGATCTGTCCAGATTCCCATGATGTTAAGCATGCTGCAAGAGAGTATGGCGCCGGCCCTTTCTTGCACCCTCTGTTCCATGGAAGGCAGCAGCGTGAGTGAGTCTTCCTTGACAGATGTTCACCTCATCATTGAAGAGGAAGTACCTGGTGCTGAAGTGGGAGAAATGGCTGAAATGGCTCTCCTCAATGACAGCAGTGAAGGCTCTTCAGAGAGCATCCATCAGAATTCCTAG